The following coding sequences lie in one Micromonospora sp. R77 genomic window:
- a CDS encoding ATP-binding protein, with protein MHLTDWSAAVDALLALGYDRPVTVVLDEFPYLVRAARDLPSIIQHALTPGRPQRTESRTRLLLCGSALSFMGGLLAGSAPLRGRAGLELPVHPLDYRAAANFWGIEDPLLAARVFAIVGGTPAYRREYVQDDAPAGSADFDDWVVRSVLNPARPLFREARYLLAEDPDLRDTALYHSVLAAVAEGNASRGGIASYIGRKATDLQHPLTVLEDAGLLVREPDPFRSGRSSYRITEPLITFYQAIMRPAWTALEQRRGGDVWRRSQRRYASAVLGPRFEEMVRHWSLRFADPEALGGPVAESSAATVTDPVSRTSHELDLVALGEPPLGDGPRRLLAIGETKWGRRLGLADLERLERIRSLLQRRPGFDATDVRLLLASGQGFADELTRAASVRPDVVLLDPVGLYHD; from the coding sequence GTGCACCTGACCGACTGGAGTGCCGCCGTCGACGCCCTGCTCGCCCTCGGGTACGACCGCCCGGTGACCGTGGTGCTCGACGAGTTCCCGTACCTCGTGCGGGCGGCCCGTGACCTTCCCTCGATCATCCAGCATGCGCTCACGCCCGGTCGGCCGCAGCGAACGGAGTCCCGGACACGCCTGCTGCTCTGCGGATCGGCGCTCTCCTTCATGGGTGGACTGCTGGCCGGCTCCGCGCCCCTCCGCGGCCGGGCCGGGCTGGAACTGCCGGTGCATCCCTTGGACTACCGCGCGGCCGCGAACTTCTGGGGGATCGAGGATCCACTGCTGGCGGCTCGGGTCTTCGCCATCGTGGGCGGGACTCCGGCGTACCGACGGGAGTACGTCCAGGACGACGCGCCGGCCGGGTCGGCCGACTTCGACGACTGGGTGGTCCGGTCGGTTCTGAACCCCGCCCGTCCCCTGTTCCGAGAAGCGCGTTACCTGTTGGCCGAGGATCCGGACCTGCGCGACACGGCGCTGTACCACTCGGTGCTGGCGGCCGTGGCAGAGGGCAATGCGAGCCGTGGTGGGATCGCGAGCTACATCGGGCGCAAGGCCACCGACCTTCAGCATCCGCTGACGGTCCTTGAGGATGCCGGCCTGTTGGTCAGGGAGCCGGACCCCTTCCGGAGCGGGCGCAGCAGTTACCGGATCACCGAGCCTTTGATCACCTTCTACCAGGCGATCATGCGGCCGGCCTGGACAGCGCTGGAACAGCGTCGGGGCGGGGATGTCTGGCGTAGGTCGCAGCGGCGTTACGCCAGTGCGGTCCTCGGGCCCCGATTCGAGGAGATGGTCCGGCACTGGTCGCTCCGTTTCGCGGACCCGGAGGCGCTGGGCGGGCCGGTCGCGGAATCGAGCGCGGCCACGGTGACCGATCCGGTGAGCCGGACCAGTCACGAACTGGACCTCGTCGCACTCGGTGAACCGCCGTTGGGTGATGGTCCCCGCCGCTTGCTCGCCATCGGTGAGACGAAGTGGGGCAGGCGGCTGGGCCTCGCCGATCTGGAGCGATTGGAACGCATCAGGTCATTGCTCCAGAGGCGACCTGGATTCGACGCGACGGACGTGCGTCTGCTGTTGGCCAGCGGTCAGGGCTTCGCCGATGAACTGACCCGTGCCGCATCGGTTCGGCCAGACGTCGTCCTGCTCGACCCGGTGGGCCTCTACCACGACTGA
- a CDS encoding MarR family winged helix-turn-helix transcriptional regulator — protein MATPDRPGFALPLLLLAGFRTLIDDLHAELAQQGHPELRPAHGFVLQAVGPAGTTASDLGQRLGVSKQAAGKTIDRLVALGYLERVDDPADARRKLVRMTERGLDGLRRSAVLFDQLRDRWAATLGPDRVAAMEDDLRRMVPSDVFRLDVPGWFSG, from the coding sequence ATGGCAACACCTGACCGCCCCGGCTTCGCGCTGCCCCTGCTCCTGCTGGCCGGCTTCCGTACGCTCATCGACGACCTGCACGCCGAACTGGCCCAGCAGGGGCACCCGGAGCTGCGCCCCGCCCACGGCTTCGTGCTCCAGGCCGTCGGCCCGGCCGGCACCACCGCCTCCGACCTGGGCCAACGCCTCGGCGTCTCCAAGCAGGCCGCCGGCAAGACGATCGACCGGCTGGTCGCCCTCGGCTACCTGGAACGCGTCGACGACCCCGCCGACGCCCGCCGCAAGCTGGTCCGGATGACCGAGCGGGGCCTCGACGGGCTACGCCGCTCGGCGGTCCTCTTCGACCAGCTCCGCGACCGCTGGGCCGCCACCCTCGGCCCCGACCGCGTCGCCGCCATGGAGGACGACCTGCGCCGGATGGTCCCCTCCGACGTCTTCCGCCTCGACGTCCCCGGCTGGTTCAGCGGGTGA
- a CDS encoding carboxymuconolactone decarboxylase family protein has translation MSRPAFTIHTPDTAPTAVRPVMAAVQRKQGHLPTAVALMAESPELLKGFLGAVAAFDSTDLDPVAREVVVLTVATRNECHLCVAMHTPALARHGGTPELVAALRAGTALPEARLEALRRFTLAVLDHRGDVPDDELDAFLAAGWQPRHALDVVLGVGTYTISTFANRLVDAPLDPPLAAYAWEPAA, from the coding sequence ATGTCCCGACCGGCCTTCACCATCCACACTCCCGACACCGCGCCCACCGCCGTGCGGCCCGTCATGGCCGCCGTCCAGCGCAAACAGGGCCACCTGCCCACCGCCGTCGCCCTGATGGCCGAGTCGCCGGAACTGCTCAAGGGCTTCCTGGGCGCCGTCGCCGCCTTCGACTCCACCGACCTCGACCCCGTCGCGCGGGAGGTGGTCGTGCTCACCGTCGCCACCCGTAACGAGTGCCACCTCTGCGTGGCCATGCACACCCCGGCCCTCGCCCGGCACGGTGGCACGCCGGAGCTGGTCGCCGCGCTGCGGGCCGGCACCGCGCTGCCGGAGGCGCGGCTCGAGGCGCTGCGCCGGTTCACCCTCGCCGTGCTCGACCACCGGGGCGACGTGCCCGACGACGAGCTGGACGCCTTCCTCGCCGCCGGCTGGCAGCCCCGGCACGCCCTCGACGTGGTGCTCGGCGTCGGGACGTACACCATCTCCACCTTCGCCAATCGGCTGGTCGACGCCCCGCTCGACCCGCCGCTGGCCGCGTACGCGTGGGAGCCGGCCGCCTGA
- a CDS encoding menaquinone biosynthesis decarboxylase, with product MAARGFPYTDLKDFLAALERAGELRRVSVPVDPTLEISEVVTRTVRAGGPALLFERPTRGEMPIAINLFGTEKRMAMALGVDSLDEIGERIGALIKPELPVGWSGIREGLGKVMQLKSVPPRKVKTAPCQQVVYRGDDVDLNKLPGLQVWPGDGGIFHNYGLTHTKHPETGKRNLGLYRLQQHGRNTLGMHWQIHKDSTAHHAVAERLGQRLPVAVAIGCDPVVSYAASAPLPGDIDEYLFAGFLRGERVEMVDCLTVPLQVPAHAQIVLEGYLEPGERLPEGPFGDHTGFYTPVEPFPVLHIETMTMQREPVYHSIVTSKPPQEDHGLGKATERIFQPLLKLLIPDIVDYDLPAAGVFHNCAIVSIRKRYPKHAQKVMNAIWGAHLMSLTKLIVIVDEDCDVHDYNEVAFRAFGNVDYARDLLLTEGPVDHLDHSSYQQFWGGKVGVDATRKLPTEGYTRGWPEEMTMSPEVTALVDKRWKEYGI from the coding sequence ATGGCGGCTCGTGGCTTCCCGTACACCGATCTCAAGGACTTCCTCGCGGCGCTGGAGCGCGCGGGTGAGCTGCGGCGGGTGAGCGTCCCGGTCGACCCCACGCTGGAGATCAGCGAGGTGGTCACCCGGACCGTCCGGGCCGGCGGGCCGGCGCTGCTCTTCGAGCGCCCCACCCGGGGCGAGATGCCGATCGCGATCAACCTGTTCGGCACCGAGAAGCGGATGGCGATGGCGCTCGGCGTCGACTCGCTCGACGAGATCGGCGAGCGGATCGGCGCGCTGATCAAGCCGGAACTGCCGGTCGGCTGGTCCGGCATCCGCGAGGGTCTGGGCAAGGTCATGCAGCTCAAGTCGGTGCCGCCGCGCAAGGTCAAGACCGCACCCTGCCAGCAGGTGGTCTACCGGGGCGACGACGTCGACCTGAACAAGCTGCCCGGCCTCCAGGTCTGGCCCGGCGACGGCGGGATCTTCCACAACTACGGACTGACCCACACCAAGCACCCCGAGACCGGCAAGCGCAACCTCGGCCTCTACCGCCTCCAGCAGCACGGCCGGAACACCCTCGGCATGCACTGGCAGATCCACAAGGACTCCACCGCCCACCACGCCGTCGCCGAGCGGCTCGGCCAGCGCCTGCCGGTCGCGGTCGCGATCGGCTGCGACCCGGTCGTCTCGTACGCCGCCTCCGCGCCGCTCCCCGGCGACATCGACGAATACCTCTTCGCCGGCTTCCTGCGCGGCGAGCGGGTCGAGATGGTCGACTGCCTCACCGTGCCGCTCCAGGTGCCCGCGCACGCCCAGATCGTGCTGGAGGGCTACCTGGAGCCCGGCGAGCGGCTGCCCGAGGGCCCCTTCGGCGACCACACCGGCTTCTACACCCCGGTCGAGCCGTTCCCGGTGCTGCACATCGAGACGATGACCATGCAGCGCGAGCCGGTCTACCACTCGATCGTCACCTCCAAGCCGCCGCAGGAGGACCACGGCCTCGGCAAGGCCACCGAGCGGATCTTCCAGCCGCTGCTCAAGCTGCTGATCCCGGACATCGTCGACTACGACCTGCCGGCCGCCGGGGTCTTCCACAACTGCGCGATCGTGTCGATCCGCAAGCGCTACCCGAAGCACGCGCAGAAGGTGATGAACGCGATCTGGGGCGCCCACCTCATGTCGCTGACCAAGCTGATCGTGATCGTCGATGAGGACTGCGACGTCCACGACTACAACGAGGTGGCGTTCCGCGCCTTCGGCAACGTCGACTACGCCCGCGACCTGCTGCTCACCGAAGGTCCGGTGGACCACCTCGACCACTCGTCGTACCAGCAGTTCTGGGGCGGCAAGGTCGGCGTCGACGCGACCCGCAAACTGCCCACCGAGGGCTACACCCGGGGCTGGCCGGAGGAGATGACCATGTCGCCGGAGGTCACCGCCCTGGTCGACAAGCGCTGGAAGGAGTACGGGATCTGA
- the mqnP gene encoding menaquinone biosynthesis prenyltransferase MqnP — MATAVAERPRRVTSFLKLVAIEHSVFALPFAYLSALTAMQVDGGRVRWLDLLLITVAMVGARTFAMAANRILDRRIDARNPRTANRELVTGAVSVRTAWSGAAVALVVFLAAAALLNPLCLVLAPLAVVPLVVYPYGKRFTNWPHAILAIAQAVGPVGAWLAVTGTLAGSWPAWLLGAAVGLWIGGFDLIYACQDSEIDREIGVHSVPARYGRRFALHASTVAHVITFGLFLWFGALVGFGWLWWIGLAFTAVAFGYQHLVVSPTDLSKVNRAFFTANGFVGIVLFVFALLDLVVRLGLRA, encoded by the coding sequence ATGGCGACCGCCGTCGCGGAGCGGCCCCGCCGGGTCACCTCCTTCCTCAAGCTGGTCGCGATCGAGCACTCGGTCTTCGCGCTGCCGTTCGCGTACCTGTCGGCGCTGACCGCGATGCAGGTCGACGGCGGGCGGGTGCGCTGGCTCGACCTGCTGCTGATCACCGTGGCGATGGTCGGCGCACGGACGTTCGCGATGGCCGCCAACCGGATCCTCGACCGGCGGATCGACGCGCGGAACCCGCGTACCGCCAACCGGGAACTGGTCACCGGGGCGGTCAGCGTGCGGACGGCCTGGAGCGGCGCGGCCGTCGCGCTGGTGGTCTTCCTGGCCGCCGCCGCCCTGCTCAACCCGCTCTGCCTGGTGCTCGCCCCGCTCGCCGTGGTGCCACTGGTCGTCTACCCCTACGGCAAGCGGTTCACCAACTGGCCGCACGCCATCCTGGCGATCGCCCAGGCGGTCGGCCCGGTCGGCGCCTGGCTCGCGGTCACCGGCACCCTCGCCGGGTCGTGGCCGGCCTGGCTGCTCGGTGCGGCCGTCGGCCTCTGGATCGGCGGCTTCGACCTGATCTACGCCTGCCAGGACTCCGAGATCGACCGGGAGATCGGCGTGCACAGCGTGCCGGCGCGCTACGGCCGGCGCTTCGCGCTGCACGCCTCCACCGTCGCGCACGTGATCACCTTCGGGCTGTTCCTGTGGTTCGGCGCGCTGGTCGGCTTCGGCTGGCTCTGGTGGATCGGGCTGGCATTCACCGCCGTAGCCTTCGGCTACCAGCACCTGGTGGTCAGCCCCACCGACCTGAGCAAGGTCAACCGGGCGTTCTTCACCGCCAACGGCTTCGTCGGCATCGTGCTCTTCGTCTTCGCCCTGCTCGACCTGGTGGTCCGCCTCGGCCTGCGCGCCTGA
- a CDS encoding terpene synthase family protein: protein MTEAILSSLRSACPIPPRLSPYADPVQEWLADRLTRLGLPLEATARERLVRAGFARYAGRLYPGAAEPDLRTLATLFTWFFLVDDACDGPDRLAPTQIRALRDGALALLREGPRARHPGFSGPLRRLLVQGWREPRRRMPARWRLRFTDAVAHHLDGTWREAVATHAGRRPDVDEYMKLRRATSAAYVSYPLIEFATGRPLPDAVYHHPALRRVGDLGNDLLSWFNDVASLERDRVSAGGHNLVLALAAERGVPLAVAVDLVAERWRAAMERFVALCAAVPSFGPALDEAVTAHLDGVANAVRGTVDWTLESERYPVTAQP, encoded by the coding sequence ATGACCGAGGCGATCCTGTCGTCGCTACGGTCCGCCTGCCCGATCCCGCCCCGGCTCTCCCCGTACGCCGATCCGGTGCAGGAGTGGCTGGCCGACCGGCTGACCCGCCTCGGTCTGCCGCTGGAGGCCACCGCCCGGGAACGGCTGGTCCGGGCCGGCTTCGCCCGCTATGCCGGCCGGCTCTATCCGGGCGCCGCCGAGCCCGACCTGCGTACCCTCGCCACGCTCTTCACCTGGTTCTTCCTGGTCGACGACGCCTGCGACGGGCCGGACCGGCTCGCCCCCACGCAGATCCGGGCGCTGCGGGACGGCGCGCTCGCCCTGCTCCGGGAGGGGCCGCGGGCCCGCCATCCGGGCTTCTCGGGGCCGCTGCGTCGGTTGCTGGTGCAGGGGTGGCGGGAGCCCCGCCGCCGGATGCCGGCCCGGTGGCGGCTCCGGTTCACCGACGCGGTCGCGCATCACCTGGACGGCACCTGGCGGGAGGCGGTCGCCACGCACGCCGGGCGGAGGCCGGACGTCGACGAGTACATGAAGCTGCGCCGGGCCACCTCGGCGGCGTACGTGTCGTACCCGTTGATCGAGTTCGCGACGGGCCGGCCGCTGCCCGACGCGGTCTACCACCATCCCGCCCTGCGGCGGGTCGGCGACCTCGGCAACGACCTGCTCTCCTGGTTCAACGACGTGGCGTCGCTGGAGCGGGACCGGGTCTCCGCCGGCGGGCACAACCTGGTGCTGGCGCTCGCCGCCGAGCGGGGCGTGCCGCTGGCCGTGGCCGTGGACCTGGTGGCCGAGCGCTGGCGGGCGGCGATGGAGCGCTTCGTCGCGCTCTGCGCGGCCGTGCCGTCGTTCGGACCGGCGCTGGACGAGGCGGTCACCGCCCACCTCGACGGGGTGGCCAACGCGGTCCGGGGGACCGTCGACTGGACCCTGGAGAGCGAGCGCTACCCCGTCACCGCCCAGCCCTGA
- a CDS encoding UbiX family flavin prenyltransferase has product MREPWVVGVSGASGTPYAAAVVRALLDAGEPVDLIVSRAARLTILDETGRPFRDGHWAEDLAGWLGRDLTGADLRHWPAGDLAAGPSSGSYRVRGMAVVPASTAACAGIAIGLSKDLLQRAAEVNLKERRPLVVVPRETPVTRSHLEHLIALHDAGAVVLPASPGFYGAGAAASAQQLVDFVAGKVLDALGVSHTLFRRWSGELAADRSQPG; this is encoded by the coding sequence ATGCGCGAACCATGGGTGGTCGGCGTCTCCGGGGCCTCCGGCACGCCGTACGCGGCGGCCGTCGTCCGGGCGCTCCTCGACGCCGGTGAGCCGGTGGACCTGATCGTCTCCCGGGCCGCCCGGCTGACCATCCTCGACGAGACCGGCCGCCCGTTCCGGGACGGGCACTGGGCCGAGGACCTGGCCGGGTGGCTGGGCCGGGACCTGACCGGCGCGGACCTGCGGCACTGGCCCGCCGGTGACCTGGCCGCCGGCCCGAGCAGCGGCTCCTACCGGGTACGCGGGATGGCGGTGGTGCCGGCCAGCACCGCGGCCTGCGCGGGCATCGCGATCGGTCTGTCGAAGGACCTGTTGCAGCGCGCCGCCGAGGTCAACCTCAAGGAACGCCGGCCGCTGGTGGTGGTGCCCCGGGAGACCCCGGTGACCCGCAGCCACCTGGAGCACCTCATCGCGCTGCACGACGCCGGTGCGGTGGTGCTGCCCGCCAGTCCGGGCTTCTACGGTGCCGGCGCGGCGGCCTCGGCCCAGCAGCTCGTCGACTTCGTGGCCGGCAAGGTGCTGGACGCGCTCGGCGTGTCGCACACGCTCTTCCGGCGCTGGTCAGGCGAGCTGGCCGCCGACCGTTCCCAACCGGGTTGA
- a CDS encoding BldC family transcriptional regulator: MDTGDRLLTPGEVAALFRVDPKTVTRWAAAGRIGSIRTPGGHRRFRESEVRALLEGEGMLEEAEDMGKPRNMGPAASTGPGPANAGMY; the protein is encoded by the coding sequence GTGGACACTGGAGATCGCCTGCTGACACCGGGTGAGGTCGCCGCGCTGTTTCGGGTTGACCCGAAAACTGTGACGCGCTGGGCGGCGGCCGGCCGGATCGGCAGCATCCGGACTCCAGGCGGGCATCGCCGGTTTCGGGAATCCGAGGTGCGGGCCCTGCTTGAGGGGGAGGGCATGCTGGAAGAGGCGGAGGACATGGGCAAGCCACGCAACATGGGCCCGGCCGCTTCGACCGGCCCCGGACCGGCCAACGCCGGCATGTACTGA
- a CDS encoding Lrp/AsnC family transcriptional regulator — translation MDAIDMSLVELLRGNARLSYAELARQVGLSAPAVHERVGKLESSGVIRAYRAEVEPEAIGLGVTALIGIVEDSGGDTDDVLEAFRQMPEIESCYFMAGVESFLLKARVGTIVELEQLIVRLNRTPGVASTRTGIALSTKWENRPQPIELPTP, via the coding sequence GTGGACGCGATCGACATGAGCCTCGTGGAGCTGCTCCGCGGCAACGCCCGTCTGTCGTACGCCGAGCTGGCCCGCCAGGTGGGCCTCTCCGCGCCGGCGGTGCACGAGCGGGTCGGCAAGCTGGAGTCGAGCGGGGTCATCCGGGCGTACCGGGCAGAGGTCGAGCCGGAGGCCATCGGGCTCGGGGTCACCGCGCTGATCGGCATCGTTGAGGACTCCGGCGGGGACACCGACGACGTGCTGGAGGCGTTCCGGCAGATGCCCGAGATCGAGTCCTGCTACTTCATGGCCGGCGTCGAGTCCTTCCTGCTCAAGGCGCGGGTCGGCACGATCGTCGAGCTGGAGCAGTTGATCGTCCGGCTGAACCGCACCCCCGGCGTCGCCTCCACCCGGACCGGCATCGCCCTGTCGACCAAGTGGGAGAACCGCCCCCAGCCCATCGAGCTGCCCACGCCGTGA
- a CDS encoding SDR family oxidoreductase: MTGAAGGLGRAIAAALHADGWAVLLTDLDADAVAAAAAPLGGWSRALDVRDEAACATVAAEAAAGGAGGGLGLWVNNAGILATGPSWTQDAATRRRLVEVNTLGAINGTLAALEIMRAQGHGHVLNVVSLAGLIAAPGETMYAASKHALLAFSLGTLSDLRMAALRDVHVSCLCPDGIWTPMLHDRLDDPGALASFTGSMLTPERVAVRAARLARRPRPVVSLPRWRGAQVRLLDALPRLALALTPVIRAAGRAGQRRQRRRAGRR; the protein is encoded by the coding sequence GTGACGGGGGCGGCCGGTGGGCTGGGCCGGGCCATCGCGGCAGCGCTGCACGCCGACGGCTGGGCCGTACTCCTGACCGATCTGGACGCGGACGCGGTCGCCGCCGCCGCGGCCCCGCTCGGCGGCTGGTCCCGGGCACTCGACGTCCGCGACGAGGCGGCCTGCGCGACTGTCGCCGCCGAGGCGGCGGCCGGTGGAGCGGGCGGTGGGCTCGGGCTCTGGGTGAACAACGCGGGGATACTCGCGACCGGGCCGTCCTGGACGCAGGACGCGGCGACCCGCCGCCGGCTGGTCGAGGTCAACACCCTCGGCGCGATCAACGGGACCCTCGCCGCACTGGAGATCATGCGGGCCCAGGGTCACGGGCACGTCCTCAACGTCGTCTCGCTCGCCGGGCTGATCGCCGCGCCGGGCGAGACGATGTACGCCGCCAGCAAGCACGCCCTGCTCGCGTTCAGCCTCGGCACCCTGAGCGACCTGCGGATGGCCGCGCTCCGGGACGTACACGTGTCGTGTCTGTGCCCGGACGGGATCTGGACGCCGATGCTGCACGACCGGCTCGACGACCCCGGTGCGCTGGCCTCCTTCACCGGGTCGATGCTGACGCCCGAGCGGGTGGCCGTCCGGGCCGCGCGGCTGGCCCGCCGGCCCCGGCCGGTGGTCAGCCTGCCGCGCTGGCGCGGCGCCCAGGTACGCCTCCTCGACGCGCTGCCCCGGCTGGCGCTCGCGCTCACCCCGGTGATCCGGGCCGCCGGGCGGGCCGGGCAGCGTCGCCAGCGCCGCCGGGCCGGCCGGCGGTAG
- a CDS encoding PLP-dependent cysteine synthase family protein translates to MTHLDRCDEASRTWVTAAIAAVEADANRSADTHLLPFPLPREWGVDLYLKDESVHPTGSLKHRLARSLFLYGLCNGWIGPETTVIEASSGSTAVSEAYFARMLGLPFIAVMPASTSPEKIAQIEFQGGRCHLVQDPAKVVIEARWLAEDTGGHFMDQFTYAERATDWRGNNNIAESIYAQLALERHPVPAWVVVGAGTGGTSATIGRYVRYRRLPTKLCVVDPDNSAFYPAWQAGDWSVHTGRGSRIEGIGRPTVEASFLPSVVDRMVQVPDAASLAAMRAGSAVLGRRVGGSTGTNLWGAFGLIAEMLAAGRTGSVVSMICDAGDRYANTYYADEWVAGQGLDLAPHRATIDRFLSTGTWPA, encoded by the coding sequence GTGACACATCTGGACCGGTGCGACGAAGCCAGCCGGACGTGGGTGACCGCGGCGATCGCCGCGGTCGAGGCCGACGCCAACCGGTCCGCCGACACCCACCTGCTGCCCTTCCCGCTGCCCCGGGAGTGGGGCGTCGACCTCTATCTCAAGGACGAGTCGGTGCACCCCACCGGGTCGCTGAAGCACCGGCTGGCCCGCTCGCTCTTCCTCTACGGGCTCTGCAACGGCTGGATCGGTCCCGAGACGACCGTCATCGAGGCATCCTCCGGCTCCACCGCCGTCTCCGAGGCCTACTTCGCCCGGATGCTGGGGCTGCCGTTCATCGCCGTGATGCCGGCCTCGACCTCGCCCGAGAAGATCGCCCAGATCGAGTTCCAGGGCGGCCGCTGCCACCTCGTCCAGGACCCGGCGAAGGTGGTGATCGAGGCCCGTTGGCTGGCCGAGGACACCGGCGGGCACTTCATGGACCAGTTCACCTACGCCGAGCGGGCCACCGACTGGCGGGGCAACAACAACATCGCCGAGTCGATCTATGCGCAGCTCGCCCTCGAACGGCACCCCGTACCGGCGTGGGTGGTGGTGGGCGCCGGCACCGGCGGCACCAGCGCCACCATCGGCCGGTACGTCCGCTACCGGCGGCTGCCCACCAAGCTCTGCGTGGTCGACCCGGACAACTCCGCCTTCTATCCCGCCTGGCAGGCCGGGGACTGGTCCGTGCACACCGGCCGCGGCTCCCGGATCGAGGGGATCGGCCGACCCACCGTCGAGGCGTCCTTCCTCCCGTCGGTGGTGGACCGCATGGTCCAGGTGCCGGACGCCGCCTCGCTGGCCGCGATGCGGGCCGGCTCCGCGGTGCTCGGCCGGCGGGTGGGCGGCTCCACCGGCACCAACCTGTGGGGCGCCTTCGGACTCATCGCCGAGATGCTCGCCGCCGGGCGGACCGGCTCGGTGGTCAGCATGATCTGCGACGCCGGCGACCGCTACGCGAACACCTACTACGCCGACGAGTGGGTGGCCGGGCAAGGGCTCGACCTGGCACCGCACCGGGCCACCATCGACCGCTTCCTGAGCACCGGCACCTGGCCGGCCTGA
- a CDS encoding putative glycolipid-binding domain-containing protein yields the protein MPKSLYWSRTDTAGAEHVSFDDRQGLTARGTVLAVDPVPYTCRYQLATGPDWATTRLEVEAEGAGWSRSVRLERAGDGWRVRTGEEGDLDAALRAAGHPPAGLPGTDDPDRLADAIDVDLGGSPLFNTLPVRRLGLARGPADQARRVTVAWVLVPSLVVVPAEQVYSSLGPARVRFASDTFSADLDVDPEGYVVRYPGLAERVGPR from the coding sequence ATGCCGAAGTCCCTCTACTGGAGCCGGACGGACACCGCCGGGGCGGAACACGTCAGCTTCGACGACCGTCAGGGGTTGACCGCGCGGGGCACCGTGCTGGCGGTGGACCCGGTCCCGTACACGTGCCGCTATCAGCTGGCGACCGGGCCGGACTGGGCCACCACCCGGCTGGAGGTGGAGGCCGAGGGGGCGGGCTGGTCGCGGAGCGTACGCCTGGAACGCGCCGGGGACGGCTGGCGGGTGCGGACCGGCGAGGAGGGTGACCTGGACGCGGCCCTGCGGGCGGCCGGGCACCCGCCGGCCGGCCTGCCGGGGACCGACGACCCGGACCGGCTGGCCGACGCCATCGACGTGGACCTGGGCGGTTCCCCGCTCTTCAACACCCTGCCGGTACGCCGGCTCGGGCTGGCCCGCGGCCCGGCCGACCAGGCCCGTCGGGTCACCGTGGCCTGGGTGCTGGTGCCGAGCCTGGTGGTGGTGCCCGCCGAGCAGGTCTACTCGTCGCTCGGGCCGGCCCGGGTCCGGTTCGCCAGCGACACCTTCAGCGCCGACCTGGACGTGGACCCGGAGGGTTACGTGGTGCGCTACCCGGGTCTGGCCGAGCGGGTCGGCCCGCGCTGA